From Ascaphus truei isolate aAscTru1 chromosome 20, aAscTru1.hap1, whole genome shotgun sequence, one genomic window encodes:
- the S1PR5 gene encoding sphingosine 1-phosphate receptor 5 encodes MDLLPTPHRLSRIYREYQNNEVIALHYNYTGKLSTNKYKGGLKAEAVVFLVVCVLIVLENLVVLLALWRNKKFHSPMFYLLGNLTLSDLLAGVAYMVNIVMSGANTLRLTPAMWFVREGGVFVTLAASIFSLLAIAIERHITMVRMKLYSGDKKGRMFLLIGASWMVSSLLGILPILGWNCIQNLQSCSTILPLYSKNYILFCISVFLAILISIVVLYLRIYRIVKSNSQRLGTLRKGALKKSQKYMALLKTVTIVVGTFIGCWLPLFVLLLFDVSCEVNACPVLLKADYFLGLAMINSFLNPIIYTLTSRDIRRAILRLVCFPCVATEDGENGRRFGILPILERSTSRSEKSSHKQEGLDITVSSGNGTPTAIKSLVSKMVEN; translated from the coding sequence ATGGATCTCCTCCCAACTCCGCACCGCCTGAGCCGGATATACAGGGAGTACCAGAACAATGAGGTTATCGCCCTCCACTACAACTACACGGGGAAGCTCAGCACCAACAAATACAAGGGGGGGTTAaaggcagaggcagtggtcttcTTGGTGGTCTGCGTCCTCATCGTGCTGGAGAACCTCGTTGTCCTCCTGGCCCTCTGGCGCAACAAGAAGTTCCACTCGCCCATGTTCTACCTGCTCGGGAACCTTACCTTGTCTGACCTCTTGGCCGGGGTGGCTTACATGGTCAACATCGTGATGTCCGGAGCCAATACCCTGCGACTCACCCCGGCCATGTGGTTCGTTAGGGAGGGGGGCGTCTTTGTCACCCTGGCGGCATCCATATTCAGCCTGTTGGCTATAGCCATCGAGCGTCACATCACCATGGTACGTATGAAGCTCTACAGCGGGGACAAGAAGGGTCGGATGTTCCTGCTCATCGGGGCAAGCTGGATGGTGTCCAGCCTCTTGGGCATTTTGCCTATATTGGGGTGGAACTGCATCCAGAACCTCCAGTCCTGCTCCACCATCCTGCCCTTGTACTCCAAAAACTACATCTTGTTCTGCATCAGTGTCTTCTTGGCCATACTGATCTCTATCGTGGTCCTCTACCTGCGGATCTACAGAATTGTCAAATCCAACAGCCAGCGACTGGGCACCCTCCGCAAGGGAGCATTGAAGAAGTCCCAAAAGTACATGGCCCTGCTCAAGACTGTCACCATTGTGGTGGGCACCTTCATCGGCTGCTGGCTTCCCCTCTTCGTACTTCTCCTCTTCGATGTCTCCTGCGAGGTCAACGCCTGCCCCGTCCTTCTGAAGGCCGACTACTTCCTGGGCCTGGCCATGATTAACTCTTTCCTCAACCCCATCATCTACACGCTGACCAGCCGGGATATTAGGCGAGCCATCCTGAGGCTGGTCTGCTTCCCGTGCGTGGCCACGGAGGATGGCGAGAACGGGCGCCGATTCGGCATCCTTCCCATCCTGGAGAGGAGCACCAGCAGGTCCGAGAAGTCTTCCCACAAGCAGGAAGGGTTGGACATCACGGTGTCTTCGGGGAATGGGACACCCACCGCGATCAAGTCTCTGGTGTCCAAAATGGTGGAGAATTGA